From the Argopecten irradians isolate NY chromosome 13, Ai_NY, whole genome shotgun sequence genome, one window contains:
- the LOC138306705 gene encoding contactin-5-like yields the protein MQSGFNQVIQLLEMASRTNTHIHLTVANKVKNCIIGENGLVVNQGALDFDPKRLIEKIVESSRAAKDEAEKCVAMYGKIQEFFIQSGTDVRNVTVSFKVDYDKELSPDFKEVLQKQIADAINVSNERIINIELIRHCILVFFDVDGASFPWETSSLILAERFRTGLTDGSIRLTDDKGETLAVCTETTIINMKTTSERTPVVAIGQGGYIMTAGEVTILTCTTLSSSPVTSVKWFRINKEEGIKTAIEIDNKKYYGGSIETPSLVIDNTCPEDVGQYVCHARNKYGSSKSPPTFLLVFSKVAMESSRARIEHLAYKQDITSTNGQTIPINSEIMSINQELVVHHRQDSNLDKPLDRTGATPRNLNGMEDNTSISFDIAGAMFPWEPSALLLAERFQSGLIDGSIRMAHKAGEQMSIRRDSTSIALAAPPDDPDCSGKPIVCLGQGGYMKAVGETSVLACAVVSSSKVTSVKWFRKIDKQKTPSEVQIDNTKYYGGSVDSPSLVINNTDHSDEGFYLCRAENNYGSGESQSALLQTFNSNDSQVTDNEARAVKQETVTTNQTTMEDSPSTAAVKQDALQRERQR from the exons ATGCAGTCAGGGTTCAACCAGGTCATACAGTTGTTGGAAATGGCAAGCAGAACAAATACACACATCCATCTTACAGTTGCTAACAAGGTTAAGAATTGTATCATAGGTGAAAATGGACTCGTTGTCAACCAAG GTGCACTTGACTTTGATCCCAAAAGATTGATAGAAAAAATAGTGGAAAGCTCACGTGCTGCAAAAGATGAAGCAGAAAAATGTGTTGCGATGTATGGTAAAATACAAG AATTTTTCATTCAAAGTGGAACTGATGTCAGAAATGTCACAGTAAGTTTCAAGGTTGATTATGACAAGGAACTCTCTCCCGACTTTAAGGAGGTACTTCAAAAGCAGATTGCAGATGCAATAAATGTGTCAAATGAAAGAATAATCAACATTGAACTAATCAGAC ATTGCATCTTAGTATTCTTTGATGTTGACGGTGCTTCGTTTCCATGGGAAACATCTTCATTGATATTGGCGGAACGTTTCCGGACCGGTTTGACCGATGGCTCAATTCGTCTTACAGATGATAAGGGAGAAACATTAGCTGTATGCACAGAAACCACGATTATAAACATGAAAACAACATCAGAGC GTACACCGGTAGTTGCCATTGGACAAGGCGGTTATATAATGACAGCTGGGGAGGTTACAATATTGACCTGTACAACGTTATCGTCCTCACCAGTTACATCGGTCAAATGGTTTCGAATCAACAAGGAGGAGGGAATAAAAACTGCGATAGAAATTGACAATAAGAAATATTATGGAGGATCGATTGAGACACCGTCTCTCGTGATAGACAACACATGCCCGGAAGATGTTGGGCAGTATGTGTGCCATGCTAGGAACAAGTACGGATCAAGTAAAAGTCCGCCAACTTTCCTACTTGTATTCAGTAAAG TTGCAATGGAATCCAGTAGAGCGAGGATTGAACACCTAGCGTATAAGCAAGACATTACATCAACCAATGGCCAAACAATTCCAATAAATTCGGAAATAATGTCAATAAACCAGGAACTCGTGGTACACCATCGACAAGATTCAAATCTGGATAAGCCGTTAGACAGAACAGGTGCAACGCCAAGGAACTTAAACGGCATGGAAG ATAACACCTCAATATCGTTTGATATTGCGGGTGCTATGTTTCCATGGGAACCATCAGCGTTACTGTTGGCAGAACGATTCCAGTCAGGTTTGATCGACGGCTCTATACGCATGGCCCACAAAGCGGGGGAGCAAATGTCGATACGCAGAGATAGTACAAGTATCGCCTTAGCAGCACCACCGGATG ACCCTGATTGTTCTGGTAAACCAATAGTTTGCCTTGGACAGGGTGGATATATGAAGGCAGTTGGTGAAACTTCCGTGTTGGCCTGTGCAGTGGTATCTTCCTCTAAAGTTACCTCGGTCAAATGGTTTAGAAAAATCGACAAGCAGAAAACGCCAAGTGAAGTACAGATAGACAACACGAAGTATTACGGAGGGTCAGTGGATTCACCTTCTCTTGTGATAAACAACACGGATCATAGTGATGAGGGCTTTTATCTGTGTCGTGCCGAGAACAACTACGGATCAGGCGAAAGTCAATCGGCTTTACTGCAAACATTCAACAGTAACG ATAGCCAAGTGACGGATAACGAAGCCAGAGCAGTCAAACAGGAAACTGTGACCACAAACCAAACCACAATGGAAGACAGTCCATCCACAGCAGCAGTAAAACAGGACGCATTACAAAGAGAGAGGCAACGATGA